A region from the Campylobacter subantarcticus LMG 24377 genome encodes:
- a CDS encoding bifunctional riboflavin kinase/FAD synthetase: protein MLSFSTPIEKTKITNLAIGRFDGMHLGHFELFKHLDENGALFVITKEENKALTPRNFRATLVDFPLIFCDFYKIKDYKGEDFLKLLRQEFPKLEKIIVGYDFKFGKERKCSAKDIQSLCGVNTIIVDEFKIQNKSVHASMVKTLLKEAKVQEAKNFLGRFYTIKANIIKGQGIGAKELVATLNLHAKDFILPKDGVYATLVKIENKSYYSVSFIGIRSTDKNFALETHILDEKFTNTNAKSVELSFIGYIRANEKFNNLALLKAQISKDIKKAKEILGRSHER, encoded by the coding sequence ATGTTGAGTTTTTCTACGCCTATAGAAAAAACTAAAATCACAAATTTGGCCATAGGGCGTTTTGATGGTATGCATTTGGGGCATTTTGAGCTTTTTAAACATTTAGATGAAAATGGAGCCTTGTTTGTCATCACTAAAGAAGAAAACAAAGCCCTAACACCTAGAAATTTTAGAGCAACTTTAGTTGATTTTCCTTTGATTTTTTGTGATTTTTACAAAATCAAAGACTATAAAGGTGAGGATTTTTTAAAGCTTTTAAGGCAGGAATTTCCCAAACTAGAAAAAATCATCGTAGGGTATGATTTTAAATTTGGTAAAGAAAGAAAATGTAGTGCTAAAGATATACAAAGTCTTTGCGGGGTAAATACCATCATCGTAGATGAGTTTAAAATTCAAAACAAAAGTGTTCATGCAAGCATGGTTAAAACTTTACTCAAAGAAGCTAAAGTCCAAGAAGCTAAAAATTTTCTAGGTAGGTTTTATACCATAAAAGCAAACATCATCAAAGGCCAAGGTATAGGCGCTAAAGAGCTTGTTGCGACTTTAAATTTACATGCAAAAGACTTCATTTTGCCTAAAGATGGTGTGTATGCAACTTTAGTGAAAATTGAAAATAAAAGTTATTATAGTGTAAGCTTTATAGGTATAAGATCTACTGATAAAAATTTTGCTTTAGAAACACATATTTTAGATGAAAAATTTACAAACACAAATGCAAAGTCAGTAGAGTTAAGTTTTATTGGCTATATAAGAGCCAATGAAAAATTTAATAACTTAGCCTTACTAAAAGCACAAATTAGCAAAGATATCAAAAAAGCAAAAGAAATTTTAGGAAGATCCCATGAAAGATGA
- the cmoA gene encoding carboxy-S-adenosyl-L-methionine synthase CmoA produces MKDEIFKKPLEKQFEFDKSVASVFDDMVSRSVPFYTQNLKLIVELIDHFTPQNAKICDLGCSTATLLLALYEKRKDLLLSGVDDAKAMLEIAKSKCQAFGAKVEFYQKNLDDFEFFTNDVFIATYTMQFIRPPKRQEVINKIYKNLNKGGIFIMSEKILYEDAKISKKMIEIYENYKQDQGYSKLEIATKREALENILIPYTQNENITMLKKAGFSKVESVFQWINFQSFIAFKNY; encoded by the coding sequence ATGAAAGATGAAATTTTTAAAAAACCTTTAGAAAAACAATTCGAATTCGATAAAAGCGTAGCAAGTGTATTTGATGATATGGTTTCAAGATCTGTGCCTTTTTATACACAAAATTTAAAACTCATAGTAGAACTCATCGATCATTTTACACCGCAAAATGCGAAAATCTGTGATCTTGGTTGCTCTACAGCTACTTTACTACTAGCATTATATGAAAAAAGAAAAGATTTGCTTTTAAGCGGGGTTGATGATGCAAAAGCTATGCTAGAGATCGCCAAAAGCAAATGCCAAGCTTTTGGGGCTAAGGTGGAGTTTTATCAAAAAAATTTAGACGATTTTGAATTTTTTACAAATGATGTCTTCATCGCTACTTATACCATGCAATTTATCCGTCCTCCAAAAAGACAAGAAGTCATTAATAAAATTTATAAAAATTTAAATAAGGGTGGAATTTTTATCATGAGTGAAAAAATTCTTTATGAGGATGCAAAAATATCTAAAAAAATGATAGAAATTTATGAAAACTACAAGCAAGATCAAGGTTATAGTAAATTAGAAATTGCAACTAAAAGAGAAGCTTTAGAAAATATTCTCATACCTTATACTCAAAATGAAAATATAACCATGTTAAAAAAAGCGGGTTTTTCTAAAGTAGAAAGCGTATTTCAATGGATAAATTTTCAGAGTTTTATTGCTTTTAAGAATTATTAA
- a CDS encoding autotransporter outer membrane beta-barrel domain-containing protein, protein MIVRLISSLDVLQKTGSLAGGGIHKMSSQSNNLLATNDIKSLNCRKILLSLSVISFLQTCADASIVTASDKISNGSVRIVKATNVCDAKQADCTISTTINNGISIGSKEKNITITSDGVVKVESNTDLPKPAITVSGTIGNIKNEGLISSKSAGIRIQGASSSIDNITNTGTIEGDRGIYFAGGTIGSIYNTGAIIANSNELDFDSQRLGAIVVQRRAHISDINNGGFISFNSGSGIVINQGQVIQENFEIKTIANSGTIKWDGTKENLSSDKIGNGIYTENIHTTTIGNIDNSGLIDVYNGMFFASNTIIETINNTGTILAKQDGIVLGDERKVEQDSNEYNINIKTINNTGIILADRYGVFIENSESKNHIGTIQVSGIIIGNKAGIYNQSGSIENVILDSNAIISGKTGIINEGTLGKSSDDTKSDNNAISLNEATISASIEHKGEMIHDSNGNAIDNKGTILGNIVLSNKSKIIGVVNNEKLIQGSIKLNDSFINAIDNKGTIENSIELTKSHIDSISNTGMIKEGLKLDNSSVDYIENFKTLSIELEQSSSVGKIINFNDAKIEIHNNSKVGILENKQGSITIDKDETSSIDNIINSGTIENYFQNKDKMENIINDEDATVTGIHNHGVIQGGIFNNGNIDKSLVNQGNVDTISNNGSITSIVNCHSNKCNKNMDDVAYIDNIQNNELTTFDLKNISSINHIYNQERANISIIYNDSNIDNIYNIGTIGDEKTSLFDDKVYGIVNNGNINQLKNDGVIFNGIANKGTIKIDNTGVIYGGIVNSGTIFLDNAQDKYGEKASIGKSSQGYHLENNNNGIIEINGWYFNAPEYESEKDRLENSIAIGGDNLEGIHLNKIYINTANVVQGAIYDGNTFFTDSNGDIKGHEINDGKGVNADSIEDPTGLFDFVNLGGGKYSTQLDLNELSGETLAKSIIYSARLRNINISNILRETNFKNFQTEFDQVSSMDLSTETEEYGNDADLLAELEDIFIFNKNPKATNYSFLIPYYSNFSITTGGNSKRLKGNTFGLVGGTQKELPNDNGVIGFYLGHEKSSKEQAYQRLKFDDKSYYGGLTYYGVLARKGIDQYYISIDTILDYTDTILDKTYKNNSAHVGSDIKTYGYGIDIKTGANYYNTLDIARISPEIGLSYYGISNESFFLKHFNNAKETYNGEHFNFVDLSAVLKVHKPWSDKLKTSIVAGSIINLYNDAKGSMKLGKNKITADIETSKYYGFGQLGLSYAIAKNAELSLNYSGVFTFSNTASHSMFFKLGLWW, encoded by the coding sequence ATGATTGTTAGATTGATCTCTTCTCTTGATGTTTTGCAAAAAACTGGAAGCTTGGCTGGGGGGGGGATACATAAAATGTCTTCTCAGTCGAATAATCTATTGGCAACAAATGATATTAAAAGTTTAAATTGTAGAAAAATTTTACTATCATTGTCTGTTATATCTTTTCTGCAAACTTGTGCTGATGCCAGTATAGTAACTGCTAGTGATAAAATTTCAAATGGAAGTGTTAGAATTGTTAAAGCTACTAATGTTTGTGATGCTAAGCAAGCAGATTGCACTATAAGTACTACTATTAATAATGGTATATCTATAGGTAGTAAAGAAAAAAATATAACTATAACTAGTGATGGAGTAGTAAAAGTTGAATCTAATACAGATTTGCCAAAACCAGCTATTACAGTTTCTGGCACGATTGGAAATATAAAAAATGAAGGGCTTATAAGTTCAAAATCTGCTGGTATTCGTATACAAGGAGCAAGTTCTTCTATTGATAATATAACTAATACAGGCACTATTGAAGGAGATAGAGGTATATATTTTGCAGGAGGAACGATAGGAAGTATTTATAATACAGGCGCTATTATAGCTAATTCAAATGAACTTGATTTTGATAGTCAAAGGCTTGGCGCTATTGTTGTTCAAAGAAGAGCACATATTTCAGATATTAATAATGGTGGTTTTATTTCTTTTAACAGTGGTAGTGGTATTGTAATAAACCAAGGGCAGGTGATACAAGAAAATTTTGAGATTAAAACGATTGCAAATTCAGGCACTATAAAATGGGATGGAACTAAAGAAAATTTATCATCTGATAAAATAGGAAATGGTATATATACTGAAAATATACACACGACAACTATTGGAAATATTGATAATTCTGGATTGATAGATGTGTATAATGGGATGTTTTTTGCATCAAATACCATAATAGAAACCATTAACAATACTGGAACTATTTTAGCTAAACAAGATGGTATTGTTTTGGGAGATGAAAGAAAAGTAGAACAAGATTCAAATGAATATAATATAAACATAAAAACCATTAATAACACCGGAATTATTTTAGCCGATCGCTATGGTGTATTTATAGAAAATTCAGAAAGTAAAAATCATATTGGAACAATTCAAGTAAGTGGGATTATTATAGGAAATAAGGCTGGTATTTATAACCAATCAGGTAGTATAGAAAATGTAATATTAGATAGTAATGCTATAATATCTGGAAAGACTGGTATTATCAATGAAGGAACATTGGGAAAAAGTAGTGATGATACCAAAAGCGATAATAATGCTATAAGTTTAAATGAAGCTACTATATCAGCTTCTATTGAGCATAAAGGAGAAATGATTCATGATTCAAATGGTAATGCTATTGACAATAAAGGAACGATATTAGGAAATATTGTTTTATCTAATAAGTCTAAAATTATTGGTGTTGTTAATAATGAAAAATTAATTCAAGGATCTATAAAACTGAATGATTCTTTTATTAATGCTATTGACAATAAAGGAACAATTGAAAATTCTATAGAATTAACAAAATCTCATATAGATAGTATCAGTAATACTGGAATGATCAAAGAAGGTTTAAAATTAGATAATAGTTCTGTAGATTATATTGAAAATTTTAAAACACTTTCTATTGAATTAGAGCAGTCTTCATCTGTTGGTAAAATCATTAACTTTAACGATGCTAAAATAGAAATTCATAATAATTCCAAGGTTGGTATTTTAGAGAATAAGCAAGGAAGTATTACTATAGATAAAGATGAAACTAGTTCTATAGATAATATCATTAATAGTGGAACAATAGAAAACTATTTTCAAAATAAAGATAAAATGGAAAATATTATCAATGATGAGGATGCTACTGTAACTGGCATACATAATCATGGAGTAATACAAGGAGGTATATTTAATAATGGAAATATTGATAAATCATTAGTAAATCAAGGAAATGTTGATACTATTTCAAATAATGGAAGCATAACAAGTATTGTAAATTGCCATTCAAATAAATGTAATAAAAATATGGATGATGTTGCTTATATAGATAATATACAAAATAATGAATTAACCACTTTTGATTTGAAAAATATATCAAGTATAAATCATATTTATAATCAAGAAAGAGCTAATATTTCAATAATTTATAATGATAGTAATATAGATAATATTTATAATATTGGAACTATAGGTGACGAAAAAACATCTCTTTTCGATGATAAAGTTTATGGTATTGTTAATAATGGCAATATTAATCAGTTAAAAAATGATGGTGTTATTTTTAATGGCATAGCAAATAAAGGAACTATTAAAATAGATAATACGGGCGTTATTTATGGAGGTATAGTAAATAGTGGAACTATTTTTTTAGATAATGCTCAAGATAAATATGGAGAAAAAGCTAGTATAGGAAAGAGTAGTCAAGGTTATCATCTTGAAAATAATAACAATGGTATAATTGAAATTAATGGGTGGTATTTTAATGCTCCTGAATATGAGAGTGAAAAAGATAGATTGGAAAATTCTATCGCTATTGGAGGGGATAATCTAGAAGGTATCCATTTAAATAAAATTTATATAAATACTGCCAATGTTGTGCAAGGTGCTATATATGATGGAAATACTTTTTTTACAGATTCAAATGGTGATATAAAAGGACATGAAATTAATGATGGAAAAGGTGTTAATGCTGATAGCATAGAAGATCCAACAGGATTATTTGATTTTGTAAATCTTGGTGGAGGAAAATATTCTACTCAATTAGATTTAAATGAGTTAAGTGGTGAAACTTTGGCTAAATCCATAATCTATTCTGCTAGATTGCGAAATATTAATATTTCTAATATTTTAAGAGAAACAAATTTTAAGAATTTTCAAACAGAATTTGATCAAGTATCAAGTATGGATTTAAGTACTGAAACTGAGGAATATGGAAATGATGCTGATTTATTAGCTGAATTAGAAGATATTTTTATCTTTAATAAAAACCCAAAAGCAACTAATTATTCTTTTTTAATCCCTTATTATAGTAATTTCTCTATAACAACAGGAGGTAATTCGAAAAGATTAAAAGGCAATACATTTGGTTTGGTAGGTGGAACTCAAAAAGAATTGCCAAATGATAATGGTGTTATAGGGTTTTATTTAGGACATGAAAAAAGTTCAAAAGAGCAAGCTTATCAAAGATTAAAATTTGACGATAAAAGTTATTATGGTGGTTTGACATATTATGGTGTGTTAGCAAGAAAAGGTATAGATCAATATTATATCAGTATTGATACTATTTTAGATTATACTGATACTATTTTAGATAAAACTTATAAAAACAATTCTGCACATGTAGGTAGCGATATTAAAACCTATGGCTATGGTATAGACATTAAAACAGGAGCTAATTATTATAATACATTAGATATTGCAAGAATTTCTCCTGAAATTGGCTTAAGTTATTATGGTATAAGCAATGAAAGTTTTTTCTTGAAACATTTTAATAATGCAAAGGAAACTTATAATGGAGAGCATTTTAACTTTGTAGACTTAAGTGCAGTTTTAAAAGTACATAAACCATGGAGTGATAAGCTTAAAACAAGTATCGTTGCAGGATCAATCATTAATTTATACAATGATGCAAAAGGTAGTATGAAGCTTGGCAAAAATAAAATTACAGCAGATATTGAAACATCTAAATATTACGGATTTGGACAGCTTGGTTTGTCTTATGCTATAGCCAAAAATGCTGAATTATCGTTAAATTATTCTGGTGTATTTACATTTAGCAATACTGCTTCACATTCAATGTTTTTTAAATTGGGTTTATGGTGGTAA
- the ychF gene encoding redox-regulated ATPase YchF, with the protein MSLSVGIVGLPNVGKSTTFNALTRAQNAESANYPFCTIEPNKAVVPVPDHRLKELAKIVNPQKIIRSNIEFVDIAGLVAGASKGEGLGNKFLSNIRETEMILHIVRCFDDENITHVAGNVDPVRDVQIIETELILADIEQLSKKIEKLAKSAKANEKGAKENLALANELLEHLNQNNSASSFPNKNEVYQALIKELRLLSAKEVIYGANVDENSLLEDNDFVKDLKEFATKCGHEVIKLCSKIEEEMIALSDEENHEFLKSLGIESSGLEVVIRTAFSKLNLISYFTAGQIEVRSWTIQRGWKAPKAASVIHNDFEKGFIKAEVISYEDYITYKGESGAKEAGKLRLEGKDYIVQDGDVMHFRFNV; encoded by the coding sequence ATGAGTTTATCAGTTGGTATAGTTGGACTTCCAAATGTAGGAAAATCAACCACTTTTAATGCACTCACAAGAGCGCAAAATGCTGAAAGTGCAAATTATCCATTTTGTACTATAGAACCTAATAAAGCCGTGGTTCCTGTGCCTGATCATCGCTTAAAAGAACTAGCAAAGATTGTAAATCCACAAAAAATCATACGCTCTAATATTGAATTCGTAGACATAGCAGGATTAGTAGCAGGAGCTAGCAAAGGCGAGGGTTTGGGTAATAAATTTTTATCCAATATACGCGAAACAGAAATGATTTTACATATCGTGCGTTGTTTTGATGATGAAAATATCACTCATGTTGCAGGTAATGTTGATCCTGTGCGTGATGTGCAAATCATAGAAACAGAACTTATACTAGCAGATATAGAACAACTTAGCAAAAAAATAGAAAAACTCGCTAAAAGTGCAAAAGCAAATGAAAAAGGTGCAAAAGAAAACTTAGCCTTAGCAAATGAACTCTTAGAACATTTAAACCAAAACAATAGTGCAAGCTCATTTCCAAATAAAAATGAAGTTTATCAAGCACTCATAAAAGAACTAAGATTGCTTTCAGCCAAAGAAGTCATCTATGGAGCCAATGTTGATGAGAATTCACTCTTAGAAGATAATGACTTCGTAAAAGATCTAAAAGAATTTGCCACTAAATGCGGCCATGAAGTGATCAAGCTTTGCTCTAAAATAGAAGAAGAAATGATAGCTTTAAGCGATGAGGAAAACCATGAATTTTTAAAATCCTTGGGTATAGAAAGTAGTGGTTTAGAAGTTGTAATACGTACTGCATTTTCTAAACTAAACTTAATTAGTTATTTCACTGCAGGGCAAATCGAAGTAAGGTCATGGACTATACAAAGAGGCTGGAAAGCACCTAAAGCAGCAAGTGTGATCCATAATGACTTTGAAAAAGGTTTTATCAAAGCCGAAGTAATCTCTTATGAAGATTATATTACCTACAAAGGCGAAAGTGGTGCTAAAGAAGCAGGAAAACTACGCCTTGAAGGAAAAGACTATATCGTGCAAGATGGCGATGTAATGCATTTTAGATTCAATGTTTGA